Sequence from the Kogia breviceps isolate mKogBre1 chromosome X, mKogBre1 haplotype 1, whole genome shotgun sequence genome:
ATACCACAAAGACTGCCATATGCACTGTGATCATCTTCAGCACTTTTTTCTTATTGGTCCCAATTTGAGACAGTGTAGCAGGCTTACGGAGGGTTTTTAGCACCACAGAAGAGCAAGAGACATTCAGTATCAAAGGAATGATAAAACCAACAACTTCAATAAATATGGTTATCTTGGACAGATAAGTCTTCCATACACGTTTGGAGAAGCCCTCAAAGCAGGTGGTGGTTGCATTGTTGACATTAGTGGTGGAGAATAAAGAGGCTGAAATACCACCACTGAGGACTAGGATCCAGACTCCAGCACACACAATGGCAGAATTCCTCCTGGTCCTAATGGTACGAGATCGGAAGGGATAGACAATGGCCAGGAAACGATCCACGCTAATACAGGTAAGGAAGAGCATGCTCCCATAGATGTTGGTTAGAAATGCAGTCCCAGAGATCTTGCAGAGGGTGTCACCAAAAGGCCAGTGGCGGttgaaattgtaaaatattttgaaaggtaGAGTGCAGACAAAGAGCAAATCAGAGAGGGCCAGATTGGTGATGAAAACAGCCGTCTCACTTCTCATTTTCATGCGGAAGCAGAAGACAAACAGAGAGGCACTGTTGGTTATCAGACCCAGGATGAATACAACACTGTAGACAGCACCATTCAGATTATACTTGAAGGAATCATCAACAATGCAAGTATTATTGGCAGTAGCATTGCCCAACCTGGGTCTGAGGCTTGAATTTAAATCTTGGAATTGGAAGTCAATGAATCTTCTGTCACCCATGGATTTTTTTCAGGAGGCCTGCTGGCTGCAGGGTTCAGCACTCTGAGACTAAGGACTGGTAGGAAATGTTTTCCTCCTATGGGAGACAAGATGGAACCAGTCATCAAATCTACCTTCCATCCACGATTTCTGTGGAGTAAAAGATATTCTGTCTACCCAGACTGGAAATAACATGCACATTCAATTCAGTTTAACAAATACCTTTTGAGTACCTACCATATGTTAAAAGGTACTGCAAGAGTATGTTGCAGGAGTAGGAGAGATCACACTCAAGACAGTAAGTGCAATACTGTAGCACTGCAATGCACAGgaataaggtatttgtttttcgggATCCCAAGGCCGgtaggggcggggtgggggctggggggactcTGATGGTTAAAACAATGTTAATACTTTGAAATTTGTATGACTTTTTAACTTTCAAAAGCATGTTTTATTTGATTCCTACAAGTACACCATAAGGCAGACAAGGCAGGAATTTATCACCATGTTACagaagcagaaactgaggcttacataATTTAGAATTACAATAATGTCAGAAATGGAAGAACATGTAAATGATAGTCAGAACCAGAATTCAGGTGTTTTGAAAAAATTCCTAACTAAAGGATTATCAAGCTACTCTAAATTATCAATACATTGTCTACTTTCCAGTATTACTAAACTTCATTGTCTGAGTATTAGTTCTATTGCACAAGAGTACAGGTGGATATGGGACCTCCAGGACAAACTCTTTAAAAAGTTATGAGTAAACTCCTGAATTAAAATGTTGATTCAccttttcttccaaaatataagttTAGAGAGCAGGGATCACTCAGTATATTAAAGCTTCTGGCTAAAACTTTTCTCACTATACTACATTGCCGTTATAGAGAGATACATCAAATGACAATCTCAATGTTTCCCTCTTTCAGACTATGGTCCCTTTCCAAGCTTCTTTCATTCCAGACCCTAAGCCTTGGGTATTTTCCTACTCCCTCTCCCACTGCCCATTTCATCAGTTACTATCATGCCTTCAGCTCTTAAAATGGCCCTGGTCAATAAAGCCTTTTCTGGCTGAATACAAGTGAAATATGAAAGGCAGATTTGAGGTGAACAACCATGTCCCTGTACATTTCTGATTTGGCCAGTTACATGCCTTCTGCCTGCCACCACTTGTACATGTGGCTGTCACTGACTAATCACCTTTGTT
This genomic interval carries:
- the LPAR4 gene encoding lysophosphatidic acid receptor 4; the protein is MGDRRFIDFQFQDLNSSLRPRLGNATANNTCIVDDSFKYNLNGAVYSVVFILGLITNSASLFVFCFRMKMRSETAVFITNLALSDLLFVCTLPFKIFYNFNRHWPFGDTLCKISGTAFLTNIYGSMLFLTCISVDRFLAIVYPFRSRTIRTRRNSAIVCAGVWILVLSGGISASLFSTTNVNNATTTCFEGFSKRVWKTYLSKITIFIEVVGFIIPLILNVSCSSVVLKTLRKPATLSQIGTNKKKVLKMITVHMAVFVVCFVPYNSVLFLYALVRSQAITNCLLERFAKIMYPITLCLATLNCCFDPFIYYFTLESFQKSFYINTHIRMESLFKTETPLTTKPSLPAIQEEVSDQTTHNGGELMLESTF